A section of the Drosophila sechellia strain sech25 chromosome 3L, ASM438219v1, whole genome shotgun sequence genome encodes:
- the LOC6610591 gene encoding trypsin alpha-3 has product MVGLRLLWWLCHLAIVLPSSSSKTRIVGGKETTISEVPYLVYLRQDGYFICGGSLISSRAVLSAAHCVYGSQPEGFTVHAGASRLDQEAPVVRNVVMFHTSPSYSATNFDMDVALLQLQEVVFLISGKVATISPCRNPPEGNAYARISGWGVTRENNREPAEQVRTTMVRVLPGAECKLSYSGYGQLSDSMLCAAVRGLRDSCSGDSGGPLVYRGQVCGIVSWGFGCARPSFPGVYTDVASERVHDFIEQTLRRIG; this is encoded by the coding sequence ATGGTTGGCCTTAGGTTGCTCTGGTGGCTCTGCCATTTGGCAATTGTACTTCCCAGCTCCTCTAGCAAAACGCGCATAGTAGGCGGCAAGGAGACAACTATTTCGGAGGTTCCGTACCTGGTTTACCTGCGGCAAGATGGTTACTTTATCTGCGGAGGATCCCTAATCTCCAGCAGAGCAGTCCTAAGTGCAGCACATTGTGTTTATGGATCGCAGCCGGAGGGATTCACGGTTCACGCCGGCGCGAGTCGTTTGGACCAAGAAGCTCCAGTGGTTCGCAATGTAGTTATGTTCCATACTTCGCCTAGCTACTCTGCCACCAACTTCGACATGGACGTAGcattgttgcagttgcaggaAGTCGTTTTCTTAATCTCCGGTAAAGTCGCCACCATTAGTCCTTGTCGGAATCCGCCGGAGGGTAATGCGTATGCCAGGATCAGTGGTTGGGGAGTGACCCGCGAGAATAACCGTGAACCTGCCGAACAGGTCCGCACCACCATGGTGCGAGTGCTTCCAGGAGCAGAATGTAAGCTCTCATATTCCGGATATGGTCAACTGAGCGATTCCATGCTATGCGCCGCCGTGCGCGGTCTTCGCGATTCCTGCTCTGGAGATTCCGGAGGTCCTTTGGTCTACCGCGGTCAGGTTTGTGGCATTGTCTCCTGGGGATTCGGCTGCGCCCGACCTTCCTTTCCGGGTGTTTACACCGATGTGGCTAGCGAAAGGGTTCATGACTTCATAGAACAAACTCTACGCAGGATTGGATAA
- the LOC6610592 gene encoding trypsin alpha — protein sequence MLRLLILLALLHQLEGSSLFTLHQGKIFGGKNTLVKDHSFLVNLRRGGNFRCGGVIISPNCVLTAAHCLEGRYQQVRDLTVHAQQQCLGDETPPEHVRSAWYVGLSPNYCAQRGLDSDVAVIRLRRPFDIAGNASMVKIDYNDLTPHSNLTVLGWGAINEQGHNWNQCLQEANVNLISHRECIKSVGSGWQKVTNNMFCALGGNARDACQGDSGGPAVHAGRSVGIVSWGYGCGSGYPGVYTRLSSPSITYWLKDFIERHC from the coding sequence ATGTTAAGACTCCTTATTTTACTAGCACTGCTCCATCAACTGGAGGGCAGCTCCTTATTCACTCTTCATCAGGGTAAAATCTTCGGAGGAAAAAACACGTTGGTAAAAGACCATTCATTCCTGGTCAATCTTCGACGCGGTGGCAACTTTCGGTGCGGTGGCGTCATAATCTCGCCCAACTGTGTACTCACAGCTGCTCATTGCTTGGAGGGACGATATCAACAGGTCCGGGATTTGACCGTACATGCCCAACAACAGTGCCTAGGCGATGAAACGCCACCGGAGCATGTGCGTTCGGCCTGGTATGTCGGCCTATCACCAAACTACTGCGCTCAACGCGGATTGGACTCCGATGTGGCGGTGATCCGTTTGAGACGCCCCTTTGACATCGCCGGAAATGCGAGTATGGTGAAGATCGACTACAATGACCTGACACCACATTCAAATCTAACGGTTCTGGGTTGGGGAGCGATCAATGAGCAGGGTCACAACTGGAACCAGTGTTTACAGGAAGCCAATGTTAATCTCATCTCGCACAGGGAGTGCATCAAATCAGTGGGATCCGGATGGCAAAAAGTTACGAACAACATGTTTTGTGCTCTGGGCGGAAACGCCAGGGATGCCTGCCAAGGGGACTCCGGAGGCCCCGCAGTCCATGCTGGTCGCTCCGTGGGCATAGTATCCTGGGGCTACGGATGTGGCAGTGGTTATCCAGGCGTCTACACCCGCCTCAGTAGTCCATCGATTACGTACTGGTTGAAGGACTTCATCGAGCGACATTGCTAA
- the LOC6610589 gene encoding trafficking protein particle complex subunit 11 isoform X3: protein MTMDATALPSELLVTPQPLVGFCGLDTARVSVHKAVWEAFSGSLQRKAADRAAVQYKLLPPNYEFPVAKPKRASYEWYHPKGILKRNWMLKHLHVLPSVVVLFQDMEWNDLQWTEKQVQCAAIVQALKNALQERNTRLCLVLLQRAAPLPPGEDLLAAERAASLTNACGITSKMLFILPHTEHLTGYALRLESAFLDMAQSYYALMSKRIRNHRDQLTAAHTSLKIRHQFKLGFVAEMRQDFSTGQKYVLYAFSCLFNYSAFVRRHYFQAYANLDEIRINDGNCLEIKTLAGFLNYKICRLMFKLKTPRDAINQFIIHVDKYKSRVGFKDLAFEHHAWLSTQHSVFAELFCEAIKNGLPALQTQHPGIYYHKAAEFVMKRRDAALEAYAAMQASSEATPTPIQNPLSLYTEFFGIRAVKTGDLVAEQQANMQLCDQERSYNHSAGIIALLSQAMAQFKIYKCLRFRKKLAIDMAEEYLKSGDHAKALTLYSLMLPDYRQEKWATIFTDVLLKTLRCALLSGSVADYIACSLEALSLRHQSEQSERILILENLWQVFQGVPPMPKTQLTPEAQTLWTSALSNVKSPIQIDLDKVNDVVEMCATFERVQLNNDDLLQLQLIVRVLTDVPLRIRSFHVILADAGNPQNSYKLEALKYFCFPTLTQLRGQKQPDDEQLENQPQEPKNFEKNMRLEPGSYYQLFCSTEAQQFHENTQLRIVRLEAHMGTDQVAALLTCSSNYSRHLFRHHTRSRDLDDNVTINPVCYIAPTFHLDTQTNLGHGHDNGLTDGKEVVATKMLVNEYFPVVTTVSNPYNVYLQNVGVHISIPVGLRNSDIYA from the exons ATGACGATGGACGCCACCGCCCTGCCGTCGGAGCTGCTCGTGACCCCGCAGCCGCTGGTTGGCTTCTGTGGGCTGGACACCGCCCGGGTGTCGGTGCACAAGGCCGTTTGGGAGGCGTTCAGCGGGAGCTTGCAGCGCAAGGCCGCCGACCGGGCCGCCGTGCAGTATAAGCTGCTGCCCCCAAACTATGAGTTCCCGGTGGCCAAACCCAAGCGAGCATCCTACGAGTGGTACCACCCGAAGGGCATACTCAAGCGGAACTGGATGCTGAAGCACCTGCACGTCCTGCCGTCGGTGGTGGTGCTGTTCCAAGATATGGAGTGGAATGACCTTCAGTGGACGGAAAAGCAGGTGCAGTGTGCGGCAATCGTGCAGGCCCTCAAGAACGCCCTGCAAGAAAGAAATACCCGGCTGTGTCTAGTGCTGCTGCAAAGGGCAGCGCCGCTCCCACCTGGCGAAGATCTCCTGGCCGCAGAGCGAGCGGCCAGTCTGACAAACGCTTGTGGAATAACCAGCAAGATGCTGTTCATTCTCCCGCATACAGAGCATCTCACAGGCTACGCCCTGCGATTGGAGTCGGCCTTCCTCGATATGGCACAATCCTATTACGCCCTCATGTCCAAGCGGATTCGGAACCATCGAGATCAGCTGACGGCGGCTCACACATCGTTGAAGATCCGACACCAGTTCAAATTGGGGTTCGTGGCGGAGATGCGGCAGGACTTCAGCACTGGACAAAAGTATGTCCTTTACGCATTTTCTTGTCTATTTAACTATTCTGCATTTGTTCGCAGGCACTATTTCCAAGCCTATGCAAATCTGGACGAGATACGCATCAATGACGGTAATTGCCTGGAGATTAAGACTCTGGCAGGATTTTTGAACTATAAGATCTGTCGGCTTATGTTTAAGCTGAAGACTCCCAGGGATGCCATTAACCAGTTCATCATCCATGTGGATAAATACAAGTCTCGAGTGGGTTTCAAAGATCTGGCTTTTGAGCATCATGCCTGGTTAAGCACGCA ACATTCCGTATTCGCTGAGCTCTTTTGCGAGGCCATCAAGAACGGACTGCCCGCCCTACAGACTCAACATCCTGGAATCTATTACCATAAAGCAGCTGAATTCGTGATGAAGCGACGGGATGCAGCTCTGGAGGCGTATGCTGCGATGCAAGCCTCTTCAGAAGCTACACCTACACCGATTCAGAATCCGTTGTCACTGTACACAGAGTTTTTCGGAATCCGTGCGGTAAAGACGGGCGATCTGGTGGCCGAGCAACAAGCCAATATGCAGTTATGTGATCAGGAGCGCAGCTATAACCATTCAGCGGGAATCATAGCCCTGCTCAGCCAGGCCATGGCCCAGTTCAAAATTTACAAGTGCCTCAGGTTTCGAAAGAAACTAGCTATCGATATGGCAGAGGAGTACCTCAAGAGCGGGGATCATGCCAAGGCTTTGAC TTTGTATTCCCTAATGCTGCCCGATTATCGTCAAGAGAAATGGGCTACGATATTCACTGATGTTTTGCTTAAAACACTCCGTTGTGCGCTGCTCTCGGGATCTGTAGCCGACTACATTGCCTGCAGCCTTGAAGCATTGTCTCTGCGCCATCAATCCGAGCAGTCGGAGCGAATTCTGATACTGGAGAACCTTTGGCAGGTGTTTCAAGGCGTGCCACCCATGCCGAAAACTCAGTTGACACCCGAGGCGCAGACGTTGTGGACTAGTGCGCTGTCCAATGTGAAATCGCCCATACAAATTGATTTAGATAAGGTCAACGATGTGGTGGAAATGTGTGCCACATTCGAGCGGGTTCAGTTGAACAACGACGatttgctgcagttgcaactgaTAGTGCG TGTGCTCACGGATGTTCCTTTGAGGATACGCAGCTTCCATGTCATTCTGGCCGATGCGGGAAATCCCCAGAACAGCTACAAACTGGAGGCACTCAAGTATTTTTGCTTTCCCACCCTCACACAGCTACGTGGCCAAAAGCAGCCGGATGATGAGCAACTGGAGAATCAGCCACAAGAGCCCAAAAACTTTGAAAAGAATATGAGATTGGAGCCCGGCTCCTACTACCAGCTTTTCTGCAGCACCGAAGCGCAGCAGTTCCACGAGAACACTCAACTGCGCATTGTCCGACTGGAGGCCCACATGGGCACTGACCAGGTAGCCGCCCTTCTCACGTGCAGCTCCAACTACTCACGGCATCTGTTCCGACATCACACGCGCAGCCGCGATCTCGATGACAACGTGACGATCAATCCCGTTTGCTACATTGCGCCCAC CTTTCATCTGGACACGCAAACGAACCTTGGCCATGGACATGATAACGGTTTGACTGATGGCAAGGAAGTGGTGGCTACAAAAATGCTGGTCAACGAATACTTTCCTGTTGTGACCACTGTCAGCAATCCATACAATGTTTATCTGCAGAATGTGGGCGTGCACATTAGTATTCCCGTGGGTCTGCGAAATAGTG ATATCTATGCTTAA
- the LOC6610590 gene encoding seminase: protein MATLWLVLHMIPLCWAASNEANSRIVGGVPVDIASVPYLVNLRIGGNFMCGGSLVTPQHVVTAAHCVKGIGASRILVVAGVTKLTETGVRSGVDKVYTPKAYNTRTLTSDVAVLKLKAPISGPKVSTIELCNASFKAGDLIKVSGWGQITERNKAVSMQVRSVDVALIPRKTCMSQYKLRGTITSTMFCASVPGVKDSCEGDSGGPAVYQGQLCGIVSWGVGCARKSSPGVYTNVKTVRSFIDKALGM from the coding sequence ATGGCGACGCTATGGCTCGTGCTCCACATGATCCCACTTTGCTGGGCGGCCAGCAACGAGGCCAACAGTCGGATTGTGGGCGGTGTACCGGTGGACATCGCTAGTGTGCCCTACTTAGTGAACCTACGCATCGGTGGCAACTTTATGTGCGGCGGTTCATTGGTTACACCCCAGCATGTTGTCACCGCTGCCCACTGCGTCAAGGGAATTGGCGCTTCTCGTATCCTAGTCGTTGCAGGGGTAACGAAACTTACGGAGACGGGTGTCAGAAGTGGCGTGGACAAGGTTTATACCCCAAAGGCTTACAACACCCGCACCCTCACCTCTGACGTTGCTGTTTTGAAACTAAAAGCTCCCATCAGCGGTCCCAAGGTGTCCACCATTGAGCTGTGCAATGCCAGCTTTAAGGCAGGCGATCTGATCAAGGTCTCTGGCTGGGGACAAATCACGGAGCGCAACAAGGCGGTTTCAATGCAGGTGCGCAGCGTAGATGTGGCGCTCATTCCCCGAAAGACCTGCATGAGTCAGTATAAGCTGCGCGGAACCATCACCAGCACCATGTTTTGCGCCTCAGTGCCGGGCGTCAAGGATTCCTGCGAAGGCGACTCCGGAGGACCTGCCGTATATCAGGGTCAACTATGCGGAATTGTGTCGTGGGGTGTTGGATGCGCACGAAAGAGTTCGCCGGGAGTCTATACCAATGTCAAGACTGTTAGGAGCTTTATCGACAAGGCTTTGGGCATGTAG
- the LOC6610593 gene encoding trypsin alpha-3, producing the protein MIARCLTSLFLIQILGSLAALYAHPDSVEIQPRIIGGHVSSIKEEKYIVQVTTSEELCGGSLVKPRWVITAAHCVYNKNKNDFKIYGGASNQADPYAVIRTVDYVAIRPDFNRKTLNMDVAALRLNSDMIGANIETIPLAAQSVPARALVKVSGWGFLTADATKTAERVHSVLVPMWSRASCVSAFRGIHRITRSMVCAARLYKKDSCDGDSGGPLVYRGQLAGIVSFGYGCASALPGIYTSVPEIRDWFLRVVEQHS; encoded by the coding sequence ATGATTGCCCGGTGTCTGACTTCGCTGTTTCTTATTCAGATTTTGGGATCCCTTGCAGCTTTGTACGCACATCCCGACAGCGTGGAGATACAACCCCGCATCATTGGTGGCCATGTGTCCAGCATCAAGGAGGAGAAATATATCGTACAGGTCACCACATCCGAGGAGCTATGTGGCGGATCACTGGTTAAGCCGCGTTGGGTTATCACCGCGGCTCATTGCGTTTACAACAAGAACAAAAATGACTTCAAGATCTATGGTGGTGCCTCCAATCAGGCTGATCCATACGCCGTCATTCGCACTGTGGACTACGTGGCGATTCGTCCGGATTTCAATCGCAAGACCCTCAATATGGATGTGGCTGCCTTGCGCTTGAATTCGGATATGATTGGAGCTAATATAGAGACTATACCTCTCGCAGCACAATCCGTTCCAGCTCGCGCTTTGGTCAAGGTATCGGGTTGGGGTTTCCTAACTGCCGATGCGACAAAGACTGCCGAGCGGGTGCACAGTGTGCTGGTCCCTATGTGGTCGCGTGCGTCCTGCGTATCTGCTTTCAGAGGAATCCATCGCATTACCCGCTCCATGGTATGCGCCGCCAGGCTTTACAAGAAGGATTCCTGTGACGGCGACTCGGGGGGTCCTTTGGTGTACCGCGGCCAGCTGGCGGGGATCGTATCCTTTGGATACGGATGTGCCTCCGCTTTGCCTGGCATCTACACCAGTGTGCCTGAGATCCGGGATTGGTTTCTGCGCGTCGTAGAGCAGCATTCCTGA